From one Suricata suricatta isolate VVHF042 chromosome 8, meerkat_22Aug2017_6uvM2_HiC, whole genome shotgun sequence genomic stretch:
- the SPSB3 gene encoding SPRY domain-containing SOCS box protein 3, translated as MARRPRSSTAWHFVLSAARRDVETRAVALAGSANWGYDSDGQHSDSDSDPESSAPPPPIPSAVPVTGESFCDCDSPSEASFCNSLHAAHRGKDCRCGEEDEHFDWVWDDLNKSSATLLSCDNRKVNFHTEYSCGTAAIRGTKELGEGQHFWEIKMTSPVYGTDMMVGIGTSDVDLDKYHHTFCSLLGRDEDSWGLSYTGLLHHKGDKMSFSSRFGQGSIIGVHLDTWHGTLTFFKNRKCIGVAATQLQNRKFYPMVCSTAAKSSMKVIRSCASVTSLQFLCCYRLRQLRPDSGDTLEGLPLPPGLKQVLRHKLGWVLSMSCGRHKAPTPSPKAKADPSGSETRRCQRKRCRRT; from the exons ATGGCGAGGCGCCCTCGCAGCAGCACAGCTTGGCATTTCGTCTTGAGTGCTGCCCGCCGAGATGTGGAAACCCGTGCTGTGGCTCTGGCAGGGAGCGCAAACTGGGGCTACGACTCTGATGGGCAG CACAGTGACTCCGACTCGGACCCCGAGTCCTCGGCCCCGCCGCCACCCATCCCCAGTGCTGTGCCTGTGACCGGGGAGTCCTTCTGTGACTGTGACAGTCCAAGCGAGGCCTCTTTCTGCAACAGCCTGCACGCAGCGCACCGGGGCAAGGACTGCCGCTGTGGCGAGGAGGATGAGC ATTTTGACTGGGTGTGGGATGACCTGAATAAGTCCTCGGCCACCCTGCTGAGCTGTGACAACCGCAAGGTCAACTTCCACACGGAGTACAGCTGTGGTACGGCGGCCATCCGGGGCACcaaggagctgggggagggccaGCACTTCTGGGAGATCAAGATGACCTCTCCCGTCTACGGCACCGACATG ATGGTGGGCATTGGGACGTCAGACGTGGACTTGGACAAGTATCACCACACGTTCTGCAGCCTGCTGGGCAGGGATGAGGACAGCTGGGGCCTCTCCTACACAG gGCTCCTCCACCACAAGGGCGACAAGATGAGCTTCTCGTCGAGATTTGGGCAGGGCTCCATCATCGGTGTGCACCTGGACACCTGGCACGGCACCCTGACCTTCTTCAAGAACAGGAAGTGCATAG GCGTGGCGGCCACCCAGCTGCAGAACAGGAAGTTCTACCCGATGGTTTGCTCCACGGCGGCCAAGAGCAGCATGAAGGTGATCCGCTCGTGCGCCAGCGTCACGTCCCTGCAGTTCCTGTGCTGCTACCGCCTGCGCCAGCTGCGGCCCGACTCCGGGGACACGCTGGAGGGGCTGCCGCTGCCGCCCGGCCTCAAGCAGGTGCTGCGCCACAAGCTGGGCTGGGTCCTGAGCATGAGCTGCGGCCGCCACAAAGCCCCCACACCCTCACCCAAGGCCAAGGCCGATCCCAGTGGCTCCGAGACCCGGCGCTGCCAGAGGAAGCGCTGCCGACGGACCTAA
- the NUBP2 gene encoding cytosolic Fe-S cluster assembly factor NUBP2 isoform X1: MEAAAETGNMASVQHIILVLSGKGGVGKSTISTQLALALRHAGKKVGILDVDLCGPSIPRMLRAQGRAVHQCDSGWVPVYVDQEQSISLMSVGFLLENPDEAVVWRGPKKNALIRQFVCDVAWGQLDYLVVDTPPGTSDEHMATVDALRPYGPLGALVVTTPQPCRPRSQAVSVGDVRRELTFCRKAGLQVLGVVENMSGFVCPHCAECTHVFSRGGGEELACHAGVPFLGSVPLDPELTRSLEEGRDFIREFPESPAFPALLSIAQKVLTEAPARLL, translated from the exons ATGGAGGCAGCGGCGG AGACTGGAAACATGGCGAGCGTCCAGCACATCATCCTCGTCCTCTCAGGAAAGGGTGGGGTCGGGAAAAGCACCATCTCCACGCAGCTGGCCTTGGCCCTGCGCCACGCGGGCAAGAAG GTGGGGATCCTCGACGTGGACCTGTGTGGTCCCAGCATCCCCCGCATGCTTcgggcacagggcagggctgtgcaCCAGTGTGACAGCGGCTGGGTGCCCGTCTATGTGGACCAGGAGCAGAGCATCTCCCTCATGTCGGTGGGCTTCCTGCTGGAGAACCCAGACGAGGCGGTTGTGTGGAGGGGCCCCAAGAAGAACG CACTGATCAGGCAGTTTGTGTGTGACGTGGCCTGGGGACAGCTGGACTACCTGGTCGTGGACACGCCTCCGGGGACGTCTGACGAGCACATGGCCACTGTGGATGCCCTGCGCCCCTATGGTCCCCTGGGGGCCCTCGTGGTCACCACGCCCCAG CCTTGTCGTCCTCGGTCTCAGGCGGTGTCCGTGGGGGATGTGAGGCGGGAGCTGACCTTCTGCAGGAAGGCGGGGCTGCAGGTGCTCGGCGTGGTGGAGAACATGAGTGGCTTCGTGTGCCCGCACTGCGCG GAGTGCACCCACGTCTTCTCCCGGGGAGGCGGCGAGGAGCTGGCCTGCCACGCCGGAGTCCCCTTCCTGG GCTCCGTGCCTCTGGACCCCGAGCTCACTAGGAGCCTGGAGGAGGGTAGAGACTTCATCCGGGAGTTCCCTGAGAGTCCCGCCTTCCCCGCGCTCCTGTCCATAGCCCAGAAAGTTCTGACTGAGGCACCTGCTCGGCTCCTCTGA
- the NUBP2 gene encoding cytosolic Fe-S cluster assembly factor NUBP2 isoform X5 produces the protein MEAAAETGNMASVQHIILVLSGKGGVGKSTISTQLALALRHAGKKGRAVHQCDSGWVPVYVDQEQSISLMSVGFLLENPDEAVVWRGPKKNALIRQFVCDVAWGQLDYLVVDTPPGTSDEHMATVDALRPYGPLGALVVTTPQAVSVGDVRRELTFCRKAGLQVLGVVENMSGFVCPHCAECTHVFSRGGGEELACHAGVPFLGSVPLDPELTRSLEEGRDFIREFPESPAFPALLSIAQKVLTEAPARLL, from the exons ATGGAGGCAGCGGCGG AGACTGGAAACATGGCGAGCGTCCAGCACATCATCCTCGTCCTCTCAGGAAAGGGTGGGGTCGGGAAAAGCACCATCTCCACGCAGCTGGCCTTGGCCCTGCGCCACGCGGGCAAGAAG ggcagggctgtgcaCCAGTGTGACAGCGGCTGGGTGCCCGTCTATGTGGACCAGGAGCAGAGCATCTCCCTCATGTCGGTGGGCTTCCTGCTGGAGAACCCAGACGAGGCGGTTGTGTGGAGGGGCCCCAAGAAGAACG CACTGATCAGGCAGTTTGTGTGTGACGTGGCCTGGGGACAGCTGGACTACCTGGTCGTGGACACGCCTCCGGGGACGTCTGACGAGCACATGGCCACTGTGGATGCCCTGCGCCCCTATGGTCCCCTGGGGGCCCTCGTGGTCACCACGCCCCAG GCGGTGTCCGTGGGGGATGTGAGGCGGGAGCTGACCTTCTGCAGGAAGGCGGGGCTGCAGGTGCTCGGCGTGGTGGAGAACATGAGTGGCTTCGTGTGCCCGCACTGCGCG GAGTGCACCCACGTCTTCTCCCGGGGAGGCGGCGAGGAGCTGGCCTGCCACGCCGGAGTCCCCTTCCTGG GCTCCGTGCCTCTGGACCCCGAGCTCACTAGGAGCCTGGAGGAGGGTAGAGACTTCATCCGGGAGTTCCCTGAGAGTCCCGCCTTCCCCGCGCTCCTGTCCATAGCCCAGAAAGTTCTGACTGAGGCACCTGCTCGGCTCCTCTGA
- the NUBP2 gene encoding cytosolic Fe-S cluster assembly factor NUBP2 isoform X2, with protein sequence MEAAAETGNMASVQHIILVLSGKGGVGKSTISTQLALALRHAGKKVGILDVDLCGPSIPRMLRAQGRAVHQCDSGWVPVYVDQEQSISLMSVGFLLENPDEAVVWRGPKKNALIRQFVCDVAWGQLDYLVVDTPPGTSDEHMATVDALRPYGPLGALVVTTPQAVSVGDVRRELTFCRKAGLQVLGVVENMSGFVCPHCAECTHVFSRGGGEELACHAGVPFLGSVPLDPELTRSLEEGRDFIREFPESPAFPALLSIAQKVLTEAPARLL encoded by the exons ATGGAGGCAGCGGCGG AGACTGGAAACATGGCGAGCGTCCAGCACATCATCCTCGTCCTCTCAGGAAAGGGTGGGGTCGGGAAAAGCACCATCTCCACGCAGCTGGCCTTGGCCCTGCGCCACGCGGGCAAGAAG GTGGGGATCCTCGACGTGGACCTGTGTGGTCCCAGCATCCCCCGCATGCTTcgggcacagggcagggctgtgcaCCAGTGTGACAGCGGCTGGGTGCCCGTCTATGTGGACCAGGAGCAGAGCATCTCCCTCATGTCGGTGGGCTTCCTGCTGGAGAACCCAGACGAGGCGGTTGTGTGGAGGGGCCCCAAGAAGAACG CACTGATCAGGCAGTTTGTGTGTGACGTGGCCTGGGGACAGCTGGACTACCTGGTCGTGGACACGCCTCCGGGGACGTCTGACGAGCACATGGCCACTGTGGATGCCCTGCGCCCCTATGGTCCCCTGGGGGCCCTCGTGGTCACCACGCCCCAG GCGGTGTCCGTGGGGGATGTGAGGCGGGAGCTGACCTTCTGCAGGAAGGCGGGGCTGCAGGTGCTCGGCGTGGTGGAGAACATGAGTGGCTTCGTGTGCCCGCACTGCGCG GAGTGCACCCACGTCTTCTCCCGGGGAGGCGGCGAGGAGCTGGCCTGCCACGCCGGAGTCCCCTTCCTGG GCTCCGTGCCTCTGGACCCCGAGCTCACTAGGAGCCTGGAGGAGGGTAGAGACTTCATCCGGGAGTTCCCTGAGAGTCCCGCCTTCCCCGCGCTCCTGTCCATAGCCCAGAAAGTTCTGACTGAGGCACCTGCTCGGCTCCTCTGA
- the NUBP2 gene encoding cytosolic Fe-S cluster assembly factor NUBP2 isoform X4 — MEAAAETGNMASVQHIILVLSGKGGVGKSTISTQLALALRHAGKKGRAVHQCDSGWVPVYVDQEQSISLMSVGFLLENPDEAVVWRGPKKNALIRQFVCDVAWGQLDYLVVDTPPGTSDEHMATVDALRPYGPLGALVVTTPQPCRPRSQAVSVGDVRRELTFCRKAGLQVLGVVENMSGFVCPHCAECTHVFSRGGGEELACHAGVPFLGSVPLDPELTRSLEEGRDFIREFPESPAFPALLSIAQKVLTEAPARLL; from the exons ATGGAGGCAGCGGCGG AGACTGGAAACATGGCGAGCGTCCAGCACATCATCCTCGTCCTCTCAGGAAAGGGTGGGGTCGGGAAAAGCACCATCTCCACGCAGCTGGCCTTGGCCCTGCGCCACGCGGGCAAGAAG ggcagggctgtgcaCCAGTGTGACAGCGGCTGGGTGCCCGTCTATGTGGACCAGGAGCAGAGCATCTCCCTCATGTCGGTGGGCTTCCTGCTGGAGAACCCAGACGAGGCGGTTGTGTGGAGGGGCCCCAAGAAGAACG CACTGATCAGGCAGTTTGTGTGTGACGTGGCCTGGGGACAGCTGGACTACCTGGTCGTGGACACGCCTCCGGGGACGTCTGACGAGCACATGGCCACTGTGGATGCCCTGCGCCCCTATGGTCCCCTGGGGGCCCTCGTGGTCACCACGCCCCAG CCTTGTCGTCCTCGGTCTCAGGCGGTGTCCGTGGGGGATGTGAGGCGGGAGCTGACCTTCTGCAGGAAGGCGGGGCTGCAGGTGCTCGGCGTGGTGGAGAACATGAGTGGCTTCGTGTGCCCGCACTGCGCG GAGTGCACCCACGTCTTCTCCCGGGGAGGCGGCGAGGAGCTGGCCTGCCACGCCGGAGTCCCCTTCCTGG GCTCCGTGCCTCTGGACCCCGAGCTCACTAGGAGCCTGGAGGAGGGTAGAGACTTCATCCGGGAGTTCCCTGAGAGTCCCGCCTTCCCCGCGCTCCTGTCCATAGCCCAGAAAGTTCTGACTGAGGCACCTGCTCGGCTCCTCTGA
- the NUBP2 gene encoding cytosolic Fe-S cluster assembly factor NUBP2 isoform X3: MASVQHIILVLSGKGGVGKSTISTQLALALRHAGKKVGILDVDLCGPSIPRMLRAQGRAVHQCDSGWVPVYVDQEQSISLMSVGFLLENPDEAVVWRGPKKNALIRQFVCDVAWGQLDYLVVDTPPGTSDEHMATVDALRPYGPLGALVVTTPQPCRPRSQAVSVGDVRRELTFCRKAGLQVLGVVENMSGFVCPHCAECTHVFSRGGGEELACHAGVPFLGSVPLDPELTRSLEEGRDFIREFPESPAFPALLSIAQKVLTEAPARLL, encoded by the exons ATGGCGAGCGTCCAGCACATCATCCTCGTCCTCTCAGGAAAGGGTGGGGTCGGGAAAAGCACCATCTCCACGCAGCTGGCCTTGGCCCTGCGCCACGCGGGCAAGAAG GTGGGGATCCTCGACGTGGACCTGTGTGGTCCCAGCATCCCCCGCATGCTTcgggcacagggcagggctgtgcaCCAGTGTGACAGCGGCTGGGTGCCCGTCTATGTGGACCAGGAGCAGAGCATCTCCCTCATGTCGGTGGGCTTCCTGCTGGAGAACCCAGACGAGGCGGTTGTGTGGAGGGGCCCCAAGAAGAACG CACTGATCAGGCAGTTTGTGTGTGACGTGGCCTGGGGACAGCTGGACTACCTGGTCGTGGACACGCCTCCGGGGACGTCTGACGAGCACATGGCCACTGTGGATGCCCTGCGCCCCTATGGTCCCCTGGGGGCCCTCGTGGTCACCACGCCCCAG CCTTGTCGTCCTCGGTCTCAGGCGGTGTCCGTGGGGGATGTGAGGCGGGAGCTGACCTTCTGCAGGAAGGCGGGGCTGCAGGTGCTCGGCGTGGTGGAGAACATGAGTGGCTTCGTGTGCCCGCACTGCGCG GAGTGCACCCACGTCTTCTCCCGGGGAGGCGGCGAGGAGCTGGCCTGCCACGCCGGAGTCCCCTTCCTGG GCTCCGTGCCTCTGGACCCCGAGCTCACTAGGAGCCTGGAGGAGGGTAGAGACTTCATCCGGGAGTTCCCTGAGAGTCCCGCCTTCCCCGCGCTCCTGTCCATAGCCCAGAAAGTTCTGACTGAGGCACCTGCTCGGCTCCTCTGA
- the NUBP2 gene encoding cytosolic Fe-S cluster assembly factor NUBP2 isoform X6 — translation MLRAQGRAVHQCDSGWVPVYVDQEQSISLMSVGFLLENPDEAVVWRGPKKNALIRQFVCDVAWGQLDYLVVDTPPGTSDEHMATVDALRPYGPLGALVVTTPQPCRPRSQAVSVGDVRRELTFCRKAGLQVLGVVENMSGFVCPHCAECTHVFSRGGGEELACHAGVPFLGSVPLDPELTRSLEEGRDFIREFPESPAFPALLSIAQKVLTEAPARLL, via the exons ATGCTTcgggcacagggcagggctgtgcaCCAGTGTGACAGCGGCTGGGTGCCCGTCTATGTGGACCAGGAGCAGAGCATCTCCCTCATGTCGGTGGGCTTCCTGCTGGAGAACCCAGACGAGGCGGTTGTGTGGAGGGGCCCCAAGAAGAACG CACTGATCAGGCAGTTTGTGTGTGACGTGGCCTGGGGACAGCTGGACTACCTGGTCGTGGACACGCCTCCGGGGACGTCTGACGAGCACATGGCCACTGTGGATGCCCTGCGCCCCTATGGTCCCCTGGGGGCCCTCGTGGTCACCACGCCCCAG CCTTGTCGTCCTCGGTCTCAGGCGGTGTCCGTGGGGGATGTGAGGCGGGAGCTGACCTTCTGCAGGAAGGCGGGGCTGCAGGTGCTCGGCGTGGTGGAGAACATGAGTGGCTTCGTGTGCCCGCACTGCGCG GAGTGCACCCACGTCTTCTCCCGGGGAGGCGGCGAGGAGCTGGCCTGCCACGCCGGAGTCCCCTTCCTGG GCTCCGTGCCTCTGGACCCCGAGCTCACTAGGAGCCTGGAGGAGGGTAGAGACTTCATCCGGGAGTTCCCTGAGAGTCCCGCCTTCCCCGCGCTCCTGTCCATAGCCCAGAAAGTTCTGACTGAGGCACCTGCTCGGCTCCTCTGA
- the IGFALS gene encoding insulin-like growth factor-binding protein complex acid labile subunit, translating into MALKRGGPALAVLLVSWVVLGPCGLEGAEPGALEEAVSQQCPAVCTCGHEDYSDALSVFCSSRNLTRLPDGIPDGARALWLDGNNFSSIPEAAFQNLSSLGFLNLQGSGLASLEPRALLGLQGLQHLHLERNQLRSLAARTFLHTPGLASLGLSNNLLGRLDEGLFQGLAGLWDLNLGWNSLAVLPDAAFQGLAGLRELVLAGNKLAYLQPALFCGLGELRELDLSRNALRGVKANVFVQLPRLQKLYLDHNLIAAVAPGAFLGMKALRWLDLSHNRLGGLLEDTFPGLLGLHVLRLSHNAIAGLRPRTFKDLHFLEELRLDHNRIRQLPDKAFEGLGQLEVLALNHNQIREVEAGAFAGLRSVAVMKLSGNGLRALPEQVFQGLGRLHSLHLDGSCLGRVRPLAFAGLAGLRRLFLRDSGIAAVDEQGLRGLAELLELDLTANRLTHLPGQLFQGLGKLEYLLLAGNRLAALAADVLSPLRRVFWLDLSHNRLEALPEDVLAPLAQLRYLSLRNNSLRTFEPSAPGLEHLERLWLEGNPWDCGCALRALRALALRQPDVVPRFVRAASEGDEGQQPVFAYNNITCASPAAVAGLDLRDVAETHFAHCCPLAHVPAGN; encoded by the exons ATGGCCCTGAAGAGAG GAGGCCCGGCCCTGGCCGTGCTGCTGGTCTCCTGGGTGGTGCTGGGCCCCTGCGGCCTGGAGGGAGCGGAGCCCGGGGCTCTGGAGGAGGCCGTGAGCCAGCAGTGCCCGGCCGTGTGCACCTGCGGCCACGAGGACTACTCGGACGCGCTGAGCGTCTTCTGCAGCTCCAGGAACCTCACGCGGCTGCCCGATGGCATTCCGGACGGCGCCAGAGCCCTGTGGCTGGATGGCAACAACTTCTCATCCATCCCCGAGGCGGCCTTCCAGAACCTCTCCAGCCTGGGCTTCCTCAACCTGCAGGGCAGCGGGCTGGCCAGCCTGGAGCCGCGGGCCCTGCTCGGCCTGCAGGGCCTCCAGCACCTGCACCTGGAGCGGAACCAGCTGCGCAGCCTGGCGGCCCGCACCTTCCTGCACACGCCGGGCCTGGCCTCGCTCGGCCTCAGCAACAACCTGCTGGGCAGGCTGGACGAGGGCCTCTTCCAGGGCCTGGCCGGCCTCTGGGACCTCAACCTGGGCTGGAACAGCCTGGCCGTGCTCCCGGATGCCGCCTTCCAGGGCCTGGCCGGCCTGCGCGAGCTGGTGCTGGCGGGCAACAAGCTGGCCTACCTGCAGCCCGCGCTCTTCTGCGGCCTCGGCGAGCTCCGGGAGCTGGACCTGAGCAGGAACGCGCTGCGCGGAGTCAAGGCCAACGTCTTCGTCCAGCTGCCCAGGCTCCAGAAGCTGTACCTGGACCACAACCTCATCGCCGCCGTGGCGCCCGGCGCCTTCCTGGGCATGAAGGCGCTGCGCTGGCTGGACCTGTCGCACAACCGCCTGGGCGGCCTCCTGGAGGACACCTTCCCCGGCCTGCTGGGCCTGCACGTCCTGCGCCTGTCGCACAACGCCATCGCCGGCCTGCGGCCGCGCACCTTCAAAGACCTGCACTTCCTGGAGGAGCTGCGGCTGGACCACAACCGCATCCGGCAGCTGCCGGACAAGGCCTTCGAGGGCCTGGGCCAGCTCGAGGTGCTCGCGCTCAACCACAACCAGATCCGCGAGGTGGAGGCGGGTGCCTTCGCCGGCCTGCGGAGCGTGGCGGTCATGAAGCTGTCGGGGAACGGGCTGCGGGCGCTGCCGGAGCAGGTGTTCCAGGGCCTGGGCCGGCTGCACAGCCTGCACCTGGACGGCAGCTGCCTGGGCCGCGTGCGTCCGCTCGCCTTCGCCGGCCTCGCGGGGCTGCGCCGGCTCTTCCTCCGGGACAGCGGCATCGCGGCCGTGGACGAGCAGGGCCTGCGGGGGCTGGCGGAGCTCCTGGAGCTGGACCTCACCGCCAACCGGCTCACGCACCTGCCCGGCCAGCTCTTCCAGGGCCTCGGCAAGCTGGAGTACCTGCTCCTGGCCGGCAACCGGCTGGCGGCGCTGGCGGCGGACGTCCTGAGCCCCCTGCGGCGCGTCTTCTGGCTGGACCTGTCGCACAACCGCCTGGAGGCCCTGCCCGAGGACGTGCTGGCGCCGCTGGCGCAGCTGCGCTACCTCAGCCTCCGGAACAACTCCCTGCGGACCTTCGAGCCAAGCGCCCCCGGCCTGGAGCACCTGGAGCGCCTGTGGCTGGAGGGCAACCCGTGGGACTGCGGCTGCGCGCTCCGGGCCCTGAGGGCGCTGGCCCTGCGGCAGCCCGATGTGGTCCCCCGCTTCGTGCGGGCCGCGTCCGAGGGCGACGAGGGCCAGCAGCCCGTGTTCGCCTACAACAACATCACCTGTGCCAGCCCCGCCGCCGTCGCCGGCCTCGACCTGCGAGACGTGGCCGAGACCCACTTCGCTCACTGCTGCCCCCTGGCTCACGTGCCCGCTGGCAATTAA